One part of the Chryseobacterium sp. 7 genome encodes these proteins:
- a CDS encoding MBL fold metallo-hydrolase, protein MKIEQIYTGCLAQGAYYIVSENEAVIIDPLREVKPYLDRLEKDNVTLKYIFETHFHADFVSGHLDLSKKTGAPIVYGPTAAPEFDAIIAEDNQIFEIGKVKIKVMHTPGHTMESSTYLLIDENGVETAIFTGDTLFLGDVGRPDLAQKATNLTQEDLAGILYDSLQNKIMPLDDSITVYPAHGAGSACGKNMQKETVDILGNQKKTNYALNQPDKASFIREVLDGLTAPPKYFGMNVALNKGGYESLDVVMNKGLQPVAPEDFEALAEETGALILDTRGAADFHKGFVPNAINIGLKGDFAPWVGTLIVDVKHPLLLVTDEGTEEEVITRLSRVGFDNVIGYLKGSFEAWKNAGMETDEVKRITPAEFAEQFTEEAKVIDVRKLTEYSAEHIDNAYNKPLDTISDWVRTIDDSEHFFLHCAGGYRSMIAASVLNSHGIRNFTEIEGGFNGIKKTEKFPTTDFVCQSKTS, encoded by the coding sequence ATGAAAATTGAACAAATATATACGGGCTGTCTGGCTCAGGGTGCCTATTATATTGTATCAGAGAATGAAGCAGTGATTATAGATCCTTTAAGAGAAGTAAAACCTTACCTGGATCGTCTGGAAAAAGACAATGTCACTTTAAAATATATTTTTGAAACTCATTTCCATGCCGATTTCGTATCAGGGCATTTGGATTTAAGTAAGAAAACAGGTGCTCCAATTGTTTACGGACCTACTGCCGCTCCTGAATTTGATGCTATCATTGCTGAAGATAATCAGATTTTTGAGATTGGAAAAGTAAAAATAAAGGTAATGCACACTCCCGGACACACTATGGAAAGCAGCACTTACCTTTTAATAGATGAAAATGGTGTTGAAACTGCCATTTTTACAGGTGACACACTATTTTTAGGAGATGTAGGAAGGCCGGATCTTGCACAGAAAGCTACAAATCTTACTCAGGAAGACCTTGCGGGAATTCTGTATGACAGCCTTCAAAACAAAATCATGCCATTGGATGACAGCATTACAGTTTATCCAGCCCATGGTGCCGGATCTGCTTGCGGAAAAAACATGCAGAAAGAAACTGTTGATATTTTAGGAAACCAAAAGAAGACAAACTACGCTCTTAATCAGCCAGATAAAGCATCTTTTATCAGAGAGGTTCTGGATGGTTTAACTGCTCCGCCGAAATATTTCGGAATGAATGTCGCACTTAATAAAGGTGGCTATGAAAGTCTGGATGTAGTAATGAACAAGGGGTTACAACCTGTTGCACCGGAAGATTTCGAGGCTTTGGCAGAAGAAACAGGAGCATTAATTTTAGATACAAGAGGTGCAGCCGACTTCCATAAAGGATTTGTCCCAAATGCTATCAATATAGGACTGAAAGGAGATTTCGCCCCTTGGGTAGGAACACTTATCGTAGATGTAAAACATCCTTTATTACTGGTAACTGACGAAGGTACCGAAGAGGAAGTTATCACCAGGCTAAGCAGAGTCGGTTTTGATAATGTGATAGGATATCTGAAAGGAAGTTTTGAAGCATGGAAAAATGCCGGTATGGAAACTGACGAGGTTAAAAGAATTACTCCGGCTGAATTTGCAGAGCAGTTTACAGAAGAAGCAAAGGTAATTGATGTAAGAAAACTGACAGAATATTCCGCGGAACACATTGATAATGCTTATAACAAGCCATTGGACACGATCAGTGACTGGGTCCGTACGATTGATGATTCTGAGCACTTCTTTTTACACTGTGCAGGCGGATACAGAAGTATGATTGCCGCAAGCGTCCTTAATTCACACGGAATCAGGAATTTTACTGAAATAGAAGGCGGGTTTAATGGAATTAAAAAAACAGAAAAATTCCCCACTACAGATTTTGTATGTCAATCTAAAACATCTTAA
- a CDS encoding thioredoxin family protein, whose translation MSQKFQEIIDSERPVLIAFFATWCQPCKVQSSVLNTVKENIGEGARIIKVDVDQYPALAAQYGVRGVPTLAIFKKGEMLWKESGVHDVNTLTQLLQQYA comes from the coding sequence ATGTCACAAAAATTTCAGGAAATCATTGATTCCGAAAGACCTGTACTGATTGCCTTTTTCGCTACATGGTGCCAGCCCTGTAAAGTACAGTCATCAGTATTAAATACGGTAAAGGAAAATATTGGTGAAGGAGCCAGAATCATCAAGGTAGATGTAGACCAATATCCCGCACTGGCAGCTCAATACGGAGTGCGCGGAGTTCCTACGCTGGCAATTTTCAAAAAAGGAGAAATGCTATGGAAAGAAAGTGGTGTTCATGATGTGAATACCCTCACACAACTTTTACAACAATATGCTTAA
- a CDS encoding antirestriction protein ArdA, whose product MTKLTNCLDTASIYCGTYAKYNNGSLYGKWLNLSDYSDYEDLLKAMRELHSDEDDPEFIFQDYDCPILEKLGLLSECHISKDIYDVLEQINDSGNDVEVYEACLDNLGKLDFQSLYEYVNNFYYGEFGSDEDFVQYLYEDDTFNIPNWVIIDWEATARSIMFDYFESNGHYFRA is encoded by the coding sequence ATGACAAAGTTAACAAATTGTCTTGATACTGCTAGTATCTATTGTGGCACGTATGCCAAGTATAATAACGGAAGCCTTTACGGCAAATGGCTAAATCTTTCAGACTATTCTGATTATGAAGATCTTTTAAAAGCAATGCGGGAGCTTCATAGTGATGAAGATGATCCTGAATTTATATTCCAAGATTATGACTGTCCGATTCTGGAAAAGCTGGGATTATTGAGTGAATGCCATATATCAAAAGATATTTACGATGTACTTGAACAGATCAATGATTCTGGAAATGATGTTGAAGTTTACGAAGCGTGTTTGGATAACTTAGGCAAACTAGACTTCCAGAGCCTATATGAATACGTAAACAATTTTTACTACGGTGAGTTTGGAAGCGATGAAGATTTTGTACAGTATTTATATGAAGATGATACGTTTAATATTCCTAATTGGGTTATAATCGATTGGGAAGCTACGGCAAGAAGCATAATGTTTGACTATTTTGAGAGTAACGGACATTATTTCCGAGCGTAA
- a CDS encoding nitrilase-related carbon-nitrogen hydrolase, giving the protein MKVVGLNLDIIWKNKNENFKLIENELQNVEADIFLLPEMFSTGFCMDASEVSDRNNESLEFLKKISKEKNAAFCGSAPVEQNGNFYNRMYFVQLDGATSFYDKRHLFSFSGEDKVYTPGKDRIIVEYKGIRFLLQVCYDLRFPVFARNNDDYDAVLYVANWPEKRVGAWEHLLKARAIENLSFVFGLNRIGTDGNDLFYQESSHCFFADGKEISQKQGNLVSAELYMEELKDFRSHFQFLNDRDSFSIEF; this is encoded by the coding sequence ATGAAAGTGGTAGGGCTTAATTTAGATATCATCTGGAAAAATAAGAATGAGAATTTTAAACTCATAGAAAACGAACTGCAAAATGTAGAGGCAGACATATTTCTTCTTCCCGAAATGTTTTCAACGGGTTTCTGTATGGATGCTTCTGAAGTCTCAGACAGAAATAATGAGTCTCTGGAATTTTTAAAAAAGATTTCAAAAGAGAAAAATGCAGCATTCTGTGGAAGTGCTCCTGTAGAGCAGAATGGAAATTTTTATAACAGAATGTATTTTGTGCAGCTGGATGGTGCAACCTCTTTTTATGACAAAAGACACTTGTTTTCCTTTTCAGGAGAAGATAAAGTGTATACGCCTGGAAAAGACAGAATAATTGTTGAATATAAAGGAATACGCTTCCTCCTTCAGGTGTGCTATGATCTTCGTTTTCCTGTTTTCGCAAGAAATAATGATGACTATGATGCTGTTTTGTATGTTGCCAACTGGCCTGAGAAAAGGGTAGGAGCCTGGGAACATCTGTTGAAAGCCAGAGCCATTGAAAATTTATCTTTTGTATTTGGTTTAAACAGAATTGGGACCGATGGAAATGATCTGTTTTATCAGGAAAGCTCACACTGTTTTTTTGCGGATGGAAAAGAAATTTCTCAAAAACAAGGAAATCTTGTATCTGCAGAACTATATATGGAAGAATTGAAAGATTTTAGAAGCCATTTCCAGTTTTTAAATGACAGAGATTCTTTTTCTATTGAATTTTAG
- a CDS encoding DUF6646 family protein, whose translation MKKLFFMVMICFFGAMANAQAWTGKGDQKIQLGLSAWGYGTGITGTYDYGLNQLISVGAGINGYFDNYKNNDKDNRVFVFGRLNFHLQEALNLPAKWDIYPGVDLGVLGKDFGVGAHIGARYFFTEKIGVFAEVGNNGSLGVSFNL comes from the coding sequence ATGAAGAAATTGTTTTTTATGGTGATGATCTGCTTTTTTGGTGCTATGGCGAATGCTCAGGCCTGGACAGGAAAAGGAGATCAGAAAATACAACTGGGGCTGAGTGCCTGGGGATATGGAACCGGAATAACGGGAACTTATGACTATGGACTCAATCAACTTATTTCCGTAGGAGCCGGGATTAATGGCTACTTTGACAATTATAAAAACAACGATAAGGATAATCGTGTTTTTGTTTTCGGGAGACTGAACTTTCACTTACAGGAAGCTTTAAATTTACCTGCCAAATGGGACATTTACCCTGGAGTAGACCTTGGAGTGCTTGGAAAAGACTTCGGAGTGGGCGCTCACATAGGAGCTCGGTATTTCTTCACAGAGAAAATAGGCGTATTCGCAGAAGTTGGTAATAATGGCAGCCTTGGAGTTTCTTTCAATTTATAA
- the rseP gene encoding RIP metalloprotease RseP, translated as MEIAIKLFQFILSISILVLLHELGHFLPAIWFKTRAEKFFLFFDPYFSIFSMKKINGKWQYKFLSKNLPDSEVIEVNGKKEEVPIDISKLPDNDWRKHPEQTKYGIGWLPFGGYVKIAGMVDESMDTAQMKKPAEPWEFRSKPAWQRLIIMLGGVTVNFFLAWLIYSCLSFFNGETYTDITKFKNGIEATSAGKKMGFQNGDKIISVDGKPAERLENTSINILLGDNVTVNRNGQEVTFPVNADGVADVLKQREAKLYITPRVSMVIDSLATPSSQASGLAKGDKIVGINGKKAAFFDEVSALLSENKGKTISVDVERNEAVQTLPAVSVDKNGKLGIAIDTKSIAKDIVTNKKYSFGEAIPRGFTRTIEALTTQVKQFKIMFNSKVQGYKNVGGPIAIVKNMPVDKDADGSVKINWVAFWSFTAMFSVWLAFLNLIPIPGLDGGHVLFTLYEMIVGKPVPQKVLENAQMIGVIFLLGLMLLIFGSDIFKVFMGKL; from the coding sequence ATGGAAATAGCAATCAAACTTTTTCAGTTCATTCTGAGCATCTCTATACTTGTGCTTCTTCATGAGCTTGGGCATTTTTTACCGGCAATATGGTTCAAGACCAGAGCAGAGAAGTTTTTCCTGTTTTTTGATCCTTATTTCTCCATATTCTCTATGAAGAAAATTAACGGAAAATGGCAGTACAAGTTTTTATCCAAGAATCTGCCGGATTCTGAAGTAATAGAGGTAAACGGAAAGAAAGAAGAAGTTCCTATCGATATATCAAAACTTCCGGACAACGACTGGAGAAAACATCCTGAACAAACGAAATATGGTATCGGATGGCTTCCTTTCGGAGGGTATGTGAAAATTGCAGGAATGGTGGATGAAAGCATGGATACTGCCCAAATGAAAAAACCGGCAGAACCATGGGAATTCAGATCAAAACCGGCTTGGCAGAGACTTATTATTATGTTAGGAGGGGTTACAGTTAACTTTTTCCTTGCATGGTTAATCTACAGCTGCCTGTCTTTCTTTAACGGAGAAACGTATACGGATATTACGAAATTCAAAAATGGTATTGAAGCTACTTCTGCCGGCAAGAAAATGGGATTCCAGAATGGTGACAAAATCATCAGTGTAGACGGAAAACCTGCAGAAAGACTTGAAAATACTTCAATCAATATTCTTTTAGGAGACAACGTTACTGTAAACAGAAACGGGCAGGAAGTTACTTTCCCTGTAAATGCAGATGGTGTAGCAGATGTTCTTAAACAGAGAGAAGCAAAACTGTATATCACACCAAGAGTTTCTATGGTTATTGATTCATTGGCAACTCCTTCTTCTCAGGCATCTGGTCTTGCGAAAGGAGATAAAATTGTAGGAATCAATGGTAAGAAAGCAGCGTTCTTTGATGAAGTAAGTGCTCTTTTAAGTGAAAATAAAGGAAAAACAATTTCTGTAGACGTTGAAAGAAACGAGGCTGTCCAGACATTGCCAGCGGTTTCTGTTGATAAAAACGGTAAATTAGGTATTGCAATTGATACAAAGAGCATCGCTAAAGATATTGTAACGAATAAGAAATATTCTTTCGGTGAAGCTATTCCAAGAGGGTTTACAAGAACGATTGAAGCTTTAACAACACAGGTTAAGCAGTTCAAAATCATGTTCAACTCTAAAGTTCAAGGATATAAAAATGTAGGAGGTCCTATTGCCATTGTAAAGAATATGCCTGTAGATAAAGATGCGGATGGAAGCGTTAAGATCAATTGGGTTGCTTTCTGGAGCTTTACAGCAATGTTTTCCGTATGGCTGGCATTCCTGAACCTTATTCCGATTCCGGGACTTGATGGTGGGCACGTTTTATTTACTTTATATGAAATGATTGTAGGAAAACCAGTTCCGCAAAAAGTTTTGGAAAACGCACAGATGATTGGAGTTATCTTCCTGTTAGGATTGATGTTACTGATCTTTGGAAGCGACATCTTTAAAGTATTTATGGGTAAATTATAA
- a CDS encoding T9SS type A sorting domain-containing protein: MTKLYLSACIICTSLTMSAQQTLWQRDIKSSSQDFLSQITTTIDGQYLITGSSIQPPRAGSKQNNGYDFHLIKLNQQGNQIWEKYFSGNNHDYLSSTVTTQDGGFLISGTSYSNKGLDKKDDSKGSSDVWLIRINEFGDELWQKTIGTLADEEARAVIQTTDQGFFVAGNVQNSPKGYGSKDVLVIRLDKDGKELSQFIFGSKGLDQVEKMIPTRDGGALLGIYSRSGIGGTKKTENYGEGDYWIVKLSKDGKVEWEKNFGGKGDDHIRTLALTATGYIIGGESRSERSGNKTEGIEEGTDLWVIALDQNGNEGFQKSYSFGNRDILMGMSVIQSSDDKSIKGVLLGGYTQAEGRIKADDETFWLLYIDQLGNESWKKHVKGESRQKEERLSDLKLNRDGSIVIAGTSAEELGKENWKIVKLGDKQVGDLIEKYDIKIYPNPVSDYAYVEIGFDFKDADILLYDMSGRQLQNLTTKNRVTKLNTQALIQGAYLVTIKTDTNKTASAKLIKK; this comes from the coding sequence ATGACAAAACTGTACCTTAGTGCATGTATAATATGCACCTCCCTCACAATGTCCGCCCAGCAGACACTCTGGCAACGGGACATCAAATCCAGTTCGCAGGATTTTTTAAGCCAGATTACAACAACAATTGACGGCCAGTACCTGATCACAGGAAGCTCCATACAGCCACCAAGAGCAGGAAGTAAGCAGAACAACGGCTACGATTTTCACTTGATCAAATTGAATCAGCAGGGAAACCAAATCTGGGAAAAGTACTTCTCTGGAAACAATCACGACTACCTATCTTCAACTGTCACGACCCAGGATGGTGGTTTTTTGATTTCAGGCACGTCATATTCAAACAAGGGACTGGATAAAAAGGACGATTCTAAAGGCAGTTCAGACGTTTGGCTCATTAGAATTAATGAATTTGGAGACGAGCTATGGCAAAAAACTATTGGAACTTTAGCAGATGAAGAAGCAAGAGCTGTAATTCAGACTACAGATCAGGGATTCTTTGTAGCTGGCAACGTGCAAAACTCTCCTAAAGGCTACGGTTCGAAAGATGTACTTGTCATTAGATTAGATAAAGACGGAAAAGAACTCTCCCAATTTATTTTTGGATCGAAAGGATTAGACCAGGTCGAGAAGATGATCCCTACACGGGATGGAGGAGCATTACTCGGAATATACTCCAGAAGCGGTATCGGTGGCACAAAGAAAACAGAAAACTACGGGGAAGGAGATTACTGGATTGTCAAGCTCTCAAAAGATGGAAAAGTAGAATGGGAGAAGAACTTTGGAGGAAAAGGTGATGATCATATAAGAACACTTGCGTTAACAGCAACGGGTTACATTATCGGTGGAGAATCCAGATCAGAAAGATCAGGCAATAAAACCGAAGGAATAGAAGAAGGAACTGATTTATGGGTTATTGCTTTAGATCAAAACGGGAATGAAGGGTTCCAGAAGTCTTACAGCTTTGGAAACAGGGATATTCTGATGGGAATGAGTGTGATTCAGTCTTCGGATGATAAGTCTATAAAAGGCGTATTATTAGGTGGCTATACGCAGGCTGAAGGCAGGATAAAAGCCGATGACGAGACGTTTTGGCTATTGTACATTGATCAGCTAGGGAACGAATCATGGAAAAAACATGTCAAAGGTGAATCCAGACAAAAAGAAGAAAGGTTATCTGACCTGAAGCTTAACCGTGACGGATCAATCGTAATTGCAGGAACGAGCGCAGAAGAGCTGGGAAAAGAAAACTGGAAGATTGTAAAGCTTGGAGATAAGCAGGTAGGTGATCTGATTGAAAAGTATGATATCAAGATCTATCCGAACCCAGTCTCTGATTATGCTTACGTAGAAATAGGCTTTGATTTTAAGGATGCTGATATTCTATTATATGATATGTCCGGAAGACAGCTTCAAAATCTTACAACCAAAAACAGAGTCACCAAG